The Pochonia chlamydosporia 170 chromosome 1, whole genome shotgun sequence genome window below encodes:
- a CDS encoding glutaredoxin domain-containing protein (similar to Metarhizium acridum CQMa 102 XP_007810538.1), with the protein MPSPRRMRLLVLAAVVTVVFFFFYSSGVDPSQDSHKIQDFYHKTMDGMKKGTPPGQAIINTKTGQRAGHIPADKDADGDVDEDDRKVAAEMQMRLKKAEQDAKDKANTKGGLKPDVPSKIVGQGNSAGGQPKKDKTTGDHALSKDSDKTTDKTKGKAKETKEESEAEAELSSILKKAPVVIFSKTYCPFSKTAKGILLDKYHIAPVPHVVELDEHPQGPALQAVLGEKTGRRTVPNILVNGVSIGGGDDIVELDRENKLAGKIKMLGNKRIQVSERFAPGDSNS; encoded by the exons ATGCCTTCCCCACGACGAATGCGACTGCTCGTCCTGGCGGCCGTTGTGACGGTcgtattcttcttcttctatTCATCCGGCGTCGATCCGAGTCAAGACTCGCACAAGATACAAGACTTTTACCACAAGACCATGGACGGGATGAAGAAAGGCACACCGCCCGGTCAGGCTAttatcaacaccaaaacgGGCCAAAGGGCTGGCCATATCCCCGCTGACAAGGACGCCGACGGCGAcgttgatgaggatgacagAAAGGTCGCTGCCGAGATGCAGATGCGGTTGAAAAAGGCTGAGCAGGacgccaaggacaaggccaatACAAAGGGTGGCCTGAAGCCTGACGTCCCGAGTAAGATTGTAGGCCAGGGCAATTCAGCGGGTGGTCAGCCGAAAAAGGACAAGACTACGGGTGATCATGCTCTGTCAAAGGACTCAGACAAGACAACAGATAagaccaagggcaaggccaaggaaaCCAAGGAGGAGAGCGAGGCGGAAGCCGAGTTAAGTAGTATTTTGAAAAAGGCACCAG TCGTCATCTTTTCCAAGACGTACTGCCCCTTCTCCAAGACAGCCAAAGGCATCCTTCTCGACAAGTATCACATCGCCCCCGTGCCACATGTTGTCGAACTCGACGAGCATCCACAGGGGCCTGCTTTACAAGCCGTCTTGGGGGAAAAGACTGGTCGTAGGACCGTACCCAACATTCTCGTCAATGGAGTCAGCATAGGCGGAGGTGACGACATTGTCGAGCTAGACAGAGAGAACAAGCTGGCAGGAAAGATTAAGATGCTGGGCAACAAGCGCATCCAGGTCTCAGAACGGTTTGCGCCTGGCGATAGCAATTCCTGA
- a CDS encoding nucleotide exchange factor SIL1 (similar to Metarhizium acridum CQMa 102 XP_007810537.1), with amino-acid sequence MTRPRSTTHLPMMLAIVFALIVCIFATPSIAQDSSSDKAAKPDLICHTSNPDECYPRVFQPTDEFQTVHNDQELPNGLHVRLNIWTGQKEAKINVPGETDPSLEGLPIDQAVVVVDPEQQPDAPKIPRGAPEYEPVGKVKGPEHESVHFYEGLKMLKSGVTKNDKAFDDALEGLEDLSHDLYYGLKVAEDSDAIKALLCLMSDQRAATDGAIPRDQQAAAILAGAMQNNPTALKEVVKVWPQLVDSKCPNTGESLRQSIYSSVIPARNGHGTDDQQAAARVKSKVAVINGLIKDSIIRAEFLKDGGMASLLRVLMPEGKAWAGAQRKAGQLVLDNFMDEDMGAVLGQWPTIPRLSDEQCRTRESETAEGCWDYHVGRIMKASKAGKGDWSRELNNRLASVRKEQSKRRAHEEL; translated from the coding sequence ATGACTCGGCCACGCTCAACAACACATCTACCTATGATGCTAGCCATCGTCTTTGCCCTCATAGTCTGCATCTTTGCAACTCCCTCAATAGCCCAAGACTCAAGTTCAGACAAGGCTGCAAAACCAGACCTCATCTGCCACACCAGCAACCCCGATGAGTGTTACCCACGGGTCTTCCAACCAACAGATGAATTCCAAACAGTACACAATGACCAAGAACTACCCAACGGGCTTCATGTCCGGCTAAACATCTGGACCGGCCAAAAAGAAGCCAAGATCAATGTCCCCGGTGAGACGGACCCTTCTCTAGAGGGGCTACCGATTGATCAAGCCGTGGTCGTGGTTGACCCCGAGCAACAACCAGATGCGCCTAAAATTCCCAGAGGCGCACCAGAGTACGAACCCGTGGGAAAGGTGAAAGGCCCGGAGCACGAATCAGTCCACTTTTACGAGGGActcaagatgctcaagagCGGCGTCACTAAAAACGACAAAGCATTCGATGATGCGCTAGAAGGACTGGAAGACCTCTCTCACGACTTGTACTACGGTCTCAAAGTCGCCGAGGATTCGGACGCCATCAAAGCTCTTTTGTGCCTCATGTCTGACCAGAGGGCGGCGACGGATGGAGCCATTCCTCGCGATCAACAAGCcgctgccatcttggcggGCGCCATGCAAAATAACCCTACCGCCCTCAAGGAAGTCGTCAAGGTGTGGCCGCAGCTTGTGGACTCCAAGTGTCCCAACACCGGGGAGTCGTTGCGTCAAAGTATTTACTCGAGCGTCATTCCAGCTCGAAATGGACACGGCACCGATGACCAGCAGGCTGCTGCGCGGGTCAAGTCCAAAGTCGCCGTCATCAATGGCCTCATCAAGGATAGCATAATTCGGGCAGAATTCTTGAAGGATGGCGGCATGGCGTCGCTGCTGAGGGTATTGATGCCCGAGGGGAAGGCGTGGGCCGGGGCACAACGAAAGGCGGGCCAACTTGTTCTGGATAACTTTATGGACGAGGACATGGGCGCTGTTTTGGGACAGTGGCCGACCATTCCTAGGTTGAGCGATGAGCAGTGCCGGACTAGAGAGTCGGAGACGGCTGAGGGGTGCTGGGACTATCATGTCGGTAGGATCATGAAGGCGAGTAAGGCGGGTAAGGGAGATTGGAGTCGAGAGTTGAATAATAGACTTGCGAGCGTGAGAAAGGAGCAGAGCAAGAGGAGGGCGCATGAAGAATTGTAG
- a CDS encoding MYND finger family protein (similar to Metarhizium acridum CQMa 102 XP_007810536.1), with protein MPSIETRHHPIKHRALHATSAFKPSQIIHTFHPLILHPSLSHLTSVCTHCLRPGSPRACSRCHAAYYCDAACQKAAWTAVHSKECKPLRQRKLGSRTGADLPTPVRALVQTLLKQEIEDGVSLLDGHVDKRRNNKSWPDLEMMGMAACAFAGRDGGEADVRRAVELLCKIQTNAFHRWDVDLGQVGVFLETTLAMANHSCIPNAVVQFVGRKAILRAETAIQTGDEIEISYTDCTMPLSTRREALLQYSFECTCDRCINDLNVYQVCSKLVRHANADTLSVADVSNVDNHPAVTDKRIQGIAAKHTTEPNQLPETLSERHRALVAEYKSNKTLIDDDLWAVSPVPQLLTETSIYFAEQNNFAYALAVASVVAVSCDPYRYVTPFHPVRVKNLLMIAKLLANTAENMGSAITTTKGVLNQKLQEALADIDQVSLCQMLLLMVVKMCPGELAEWELCVSAREMLADIARLPGRGKELSLINSWGVDGDLEESKLFYEYAVVKQVVN; from the exons ATGCCATCCATAGAAACCCGTCATCATCCTATCAAGCACCGCGCCCTCCACGCCACCAGCGCCTTCAAGCCCTCGCAAATAATCCACACCTTCCATCCGCTCATCTTACACCCATCCCTCTCGCATCTCACGTCCGTCTGCACACACTGCCTTCGTCCAGGCTCACCACGCGCCTGTTCCCGCTGCCACGCTGCATACTACTGTGACGCTGCATGCCAGAAAGCAGCCTGGACAGCCGTCCACTCCAAAGAATGCAAGCCCCTCCGGCAGCGGAAGCTGGGGTCGCGCACAGGCGCTGATCTACCAACACCTGTGAGAGCGCTGGTGCAAACTCTGCTAAAACAGGAGATTGAGGATGGTGTGTCCTTGCTGGATGGGCACGTGGACAAGAGGAGAAATAACAAGAGTTGGCCGgacttggagatgatggggatggcgGCGTGTGCGTTTGCTGGGAGAGATGGCGGGGAGGCAGATGTACGAAGGGCAGTTGAGCTGCTTTGCAAG ATCCAGACGAATGCCTTTCATAGATGGGATGTTGATCTAGGACAGGTGGGTGTGTTTTTGGAAACGACactggccatggcgaacCATTCGTGTATTCCAAACGCTGTGGTCCAGTTTGTGGGAAGAAAGGCGATTTTGAGGGCCGAGACGGCCATTCAGActggtgatgagattgaaATCTCATACACGG ATTGTACAATGCCATTGTCGACACGGAGAGAAGCACTATTGCAGTATAGCTTTGAGTGCACTTGCGATAGGTGCATAAATGACTTGAATGTGTACCAAGTCTGTTCAAAATTAGTGCGGCATGCAAACGCAGATACGCTCAGTGTTGCAGACGTATCCAATGTCGATAACCACCCAGCAGTCACGGATAAACGCATACAAGGCATTGCGGCGAAACACACTACGGAACCAAACCAGTTACCAGAAACACTCTCTGAACGTCACAGAGCCTTAGTAGCAGAATACAAGTCTAACAAGACCCTCATCGATGACGACCTATGGGCTGTATCACCAGTCCCGCAACTCCTCACGGAAACTTCAATCTACTTTGCCGAACAGAATAACTTTGCCTATGCGCTGGCAGTGGCATCCGTGGTTGCAGTATCGTGCGATCCATACCGCTACGTGACGCCTTTTCACCCCGTTCGCGTAAAGAATCTCTTGATGATAGCGAAGCTATTGGCTAATACCGCTGAGAACATGGGGAGTGCTATAACAACAACCAAGGGTGTGCTGAACCAGAAACTTCAAGAAGCGCTGGCAGATATTGATCAGGTATCCCTGTGCCAAATGCTTCTCCTCATGGTTGTCAAAATGTGTCCAGGGGAGCTAGCAGAATGGGAACTATGCGTGTCGGCGAGGGAGATGTTGGCTGATATTGC